In a single window of the Candidatus Hydrogenedentota bacterium genome:
- a CDS encoding HD domain-containing protein, which produces MATNIVVATEDQSLPSLFRPIPLATLVADTIADFDIYVQLKGVEFPVLFRSKSLPISTEVLHRLGDNKHECILIPTSQGKEYALYLEKHLETVLTDETVPVVERTQLLYTTAHTMVENILANPESTDMMKSSKDLVASTAAFLKREKSAFEHLVGLVSYDYYTYTHSVNVFVYSFSLASRAGIADEKTLLEFGEGTLLHDIGKCTIDPKILRAKGKLTDEQWKQMQKHPVTGFDILRDHAMFSDLALEITRHHHEKLRGGGYPDNLTAKQIDPLVRVSTIADIFDALTTRRSYKEPMSSYRALKLMNDEMALDLDTDLFKTFVELMGNPQG; this is translated from the coding sequence TTGGCTACGAACATCGTCGTCGCAACCGAAGATCAATCTCTTCCGTCACTCTTCCGGCCGATTCCACTTGCCACGCTCGTGGCCGACACCATCGCCGATTTCGATATCTACGTGCAGCTCAAGGGGGTCGAATTCCCGGTCCTGTTTCGCAGCAAGTCGCTGCCCATTTCGACCGAAGTATTGCACCGGCTTGGGGACAACAAACACGAGTGCATTCTCATTCCCACGTCGCAAGGCAAAGAGTACGCGCTGTATCTGGAAAAACACCTCGAGACGGTGCTCACGGACGAAACGGTGCCTGTCGTCGAGCGCACCCAATTGCTCTATACGACGGCGCACACGATGGTCGAGAACATCCTCGCGAATCCCGAATCGACGGACATGATGAAGAGCAGCAAGGACCTCGTCGCCTCGACCGCGGCGTTTCTCAAACGCGAGAAATCGGCATTCGAGCATCTCGTCGGGCTCGTTTCGTACGACTATTACACGTACACGCACAGCGTAAACGTTTTCGTGTACAGCTTTAGCCTTGCCAGCCGCGCCGGTATCGCCGACGAGAAGACCTTGCTCGAATTCGGCGAAGGCACGCTGCTTCACGACATCGGAAAGTGCACGATCGATCCGAAGATTCTGCGGGCCAAAGGAAAGCTGACCGACGAACAGTGGAAGCAGATGCAAAAACACCCGGTGACCGGATTCGATATCCTCAGGGACCACGCGATGTTCAGCGATCTCGCCCTCGAGATTACGCGGCACCATCACGAGAAGTTGCGCGGCGGGGGCTACCCGGACAACTTGACGGCCAAGCAGATTGATCCGCTGGTACGCGTCTCGACTATTGCGGACATATTCGACGCGCTGACGACGCGGCGTTCGTACAAGGAGCCTATGTCAAGCTACCGGGCGCTCAAGCTCATGAACGACGAAATGGCGCTGGATCTCGATACGGATCTCTTCAAGACTTTCGTGGAGCTGATGGGCAATCCGCAGGGGTAG
- the murD gene encoding UDP-N-acetylmuramoyl-L-alanine--D-glutamate ligase codes for MDVKGKKVTIVGMGRTAVSLVKLLLREGAEPFVTDASSGLAIEAHTKELDTLGVPYETGGHTDSAFRQATLIVPSPGVSPSIEPIRRAREAGADVVSELEYASTFCRSRTLAVTGTNGKTTTTELLRCLVAACGHEVILAGNNNVPFSTAVMADPAPPFIVLEISSYQLELIRTFRPWIATVLNVTPDHLARHGTIEGYAAAKARIFENQIQGDTAAINLDDTHVRAMPTRPDATVWSYSLLEKVNRGLWLSGDAIYLGDLHVADASDTLLPGRHNMQNVLAALTMMYAGGFDWDDTITGLRAFRGVEHRIEHVLSIDGVDYINDSKSTNIDSLRVALESFSKPITLIAGGRGKGSDYRVLRDLVQRHVTKMIAIGEDAPLLEAAFGDIVPHARAQTMDEAVQLAAGSAKPGEAVLLSPACASFDMFDNFEHRGRIFKECVRAYAKGVAQ; via the coding sequence ATGGATGTCAAAGGAAAGAAGGTTACAATCGTTGGCATGGGCCGCACGGCCGTGTCGCTCGTGAAGCTGTTGTTACGGGAAGGCGCCGAGCCGTTTGTGACCGACGCGAGCTCCGGCCTTGCAATTGAGGCGCACACAAAGGAACTCGATACCCTTGGCGTTCCGTATGAAACCGGCGGCCACACCGATTCCGCATTTCGACAGGCCACGCTCATTGTCCCGAGCCCCGGCGTTTCCCCTTCGATCGAACCGATCCGGCGCGCGCGCGAGGCGGGCGCGGATGTGGTAAGCGAATTGGAGTACGCGTCAACGTTTTGCAGGTCGCGCACACTCGCGGTGACCGGTACAAACGGAAAGACAACGACAACCGAACTGCTGCGCTGCCTCGTGGCCGCGTGCGGCCACGAAGTCATTCTCGCGGGCAACAACAACGTACCGTTCTCGACTGCCGTCATGGCCGATCCAGCTCCGCCGTTCATCGTGCTGGAAATCAGCAGTTACCAACTCGAATTGATCCGCACCTTCCGGCCGTGGATCGCGACCGTCCTCAACGTAACGCCCGACCATCTGGCCCGGCACGGGACCATCGAGGGCTACGCAGCGGCAAAAGCGCGCATTTTCGAGAACCAAATCCAAGGCGACACCGCGGCGATCAATCTCGATGATACGCATGTCCGCGCGATGCCTACCCGGCCTGACGCGACGGTCTGGAGCTATAGTCTCCTTGAAAAGGTGAACCGCGGCCTTTGGTTAAGCGGTGACGCGATCTACCTAGGCGATCTTCATGTCGCGGACGCGTCCGACACGCTGCTGCCGGGGCGCCACAACATGCAAAACGTGCTCGCGGCGCTGACGATGATGTACGCGGGCGGCTTCGATTGGGACGACACGATCACGGGATTGCGCGCCTTTCGGGGCGTCGAACACCGAATCGAGCATGTGCTGTCGATTGATGGGGTTGATTACATAAACGATTCTAAGTCGACCAACATTGACAGCCTACGCGTGGCCCTGGAAAGCTTCTCGAAGCCGATCACACTCATTGCCGGCGGGCGCGGCAAGGGATCGGACTATCGCGTGTTGCGCGATCTTGTGCAACGGCATGTAACCAAAATGATCGCCATCGGCGAGGACGCGCCGCTACTCGAAGCGGCGTTTGGCGATATCGTCCCCCACGCCCGCGCACAAACGATGGACGAGGCTGTGCAACTCGCCGCCGGTTCGGCCAAACCGGGCGAAGCGGTCCTCCTCTCCCCCGCGTGCGCGAGTTTCGATATGTTCGACAACTTCGAACACCGTGGACGAATATTCAAGGAATGCGTGCGCGCATACGCAAAAGGAGTAGCGCAATGA
- the murF gene encoding UDP-N-acetylmuramoyl-tripeptide--D-alanyl-D-alanine ligase, protein MGWTYTVEELAHAVGSHAAGNATPFSRVSTDTRTIQPGDVFFALKGEKFDANAFVRDAFSKGACAVVATQPNAAGVCLVVPDTQAALQSFAGFHRARYSPIVFAITGSCGKTTSKDMIAAVLATRLRIVKTQGNLNNEIGCPLSLLQIDGNTQAAIIEMGAAKRGNIAELCAFTKPGESAITLIAPAHLEGFGSIENIADTKGEIAEALPPEGIFYVNTGNEWCARVAERVACRKILYGHRGDVVLKSYHMEDDGEAVLDIEPVGKLRLPLPSREHASNVLLAIAVGLQHGITEFEGPLRAVCADPARFKKLRIGALDVIDDTYNASPASMAAALRGLAERPRGGARIAALGDMLELGPTSDQLHAQIGTLTGTLGLAHVFALGERASAMISAARDAGVPHAEVLPDHAAVARAILDVARPDDVLLVKGSRGMRMERVIEQLKFLSG, encoded by the coding sequence ATGGGCTGGACCTACACTGTGGAAGAACTGGCCCACGCTGTCGGATCCCATGCGGCCGGCAACGCGACGCCGTTTTCACGTGTGTCGACGGATACCCGCACGATCCAACCGGGTGACGTGTTCTTCGCGTTAAAGGGCGAGAAGTTCGATGCGAACGCCTTTGTGCGCGATGCGTTCTCGAAGGGCGCGTGCGCAGTCGTTGCCACGCAACCGAACGCTGCCGGTGTCTGCCTCGTCGTTCCCGATACGCAGGCGGCGCTGCAATCGTTTGCGGGGTTCCATCGTGCGCGCTACTCGCCGATTGTGTTTGCGATCACGGGCTCGTGCGGGAAGACGACGTCCAAGGACATGATCGCAGCGGTGCTTGCAACGAGGTTGCGTATCGTCAAGACGCAGGGCAATCTTAACAACGAGATTGGCTGCCCCCTCTCCCTATTGCAGATCGATGGCAACACGCAAGCCGCCATCATCGAAATGGGTGCGGCGAAGCGCGGCAATATCGCGGAGTTGTGCGCGTTTACGAAGCCGGGCGAATCGGCAATCACGCTCATCGCCCCGGCGCATCTCGAAGGGTTTGGCAGCATCGAAAACATTGCCGATACGAAAGGCGAGATTGCAGAGGCGCTCCCGCCCGAGGGAATCTTCTATGTCAACACCGGAAACGAATGGTGTGCGCGCGTGGCCGAGCGTGTCGCGTGCAGGAAGATTCTGTACGGACATCGCGGCGACGTGGTGCTGAAGTCGTATCACATGGAAGACGACGGTGAAGCCGTCCTCGATATTGAACCGGTCGGAAAGCTTCGTCTCCCCCTTCCGTCGCGCGAGCACGCGAGCAACGTCTTACTCGCGATCGCCGTCGGGCTGCAACATGGCATTACCGAATTCGAGGGGCCGCTTCGCGCGGTATGCGCCGATCCGGCGCGCTTCAAGAAGTTGCGCATCGGCGCGCTGGACGTCATCGACGATACGTACAACGCGAGTCCGGCGAGTATGGCGGCCGCATTGCGGGGCCTTGCGGAACGTCCGAGGGGTGGTGCGCGCATTGCCGCGCTGGGCGACATGCTGGAACTTGGCCCAACGTCCGATCAGCTCCACGCCCAGATCGGCACGCTCACCGGAACGCTAGGTCTCGCGCACGTGTTTGCCCTCGGCGAACGCGCATCTGCTATGATCAGCGCGGCTCGAGACGCAGGGGTCCCGCACGCCGAAGTCCTACCCGACCACGCCGCCGTAGCCCGCGCGATATTGGATGTTGCGCGGCCGGACGATGTCTTGCTCGTCAAAGGATCGCGCGGCATGCGCATGGAACGCGTCATCGAGCAGCTCAAGTTTCTGTCGGGATAG
- the ftsW gene encoding putative lipid II flippase FtsW: protein MRRETLFVLNIAMALVCIGLVMSYSAGIGRPQPGGQLSDPLNYLKAHAIYAGIGLVLMLIAARVDYRIWQARPVFWLLAGSALAALVLVLIIGDEVRGARRWLNIAGFSFQPSEVAKLVLVIALAVKLAENQDHVRRFFRGFIPAIIITGVFAGLVLLEQDLGTPVVMGTVAMAMIFMAGGKLWHIALVGVPAIVGVVAAIKTSPERMERIASFLDPWKYRSDGALQLIESMTGFVRGGMWGRGLGAGEQKLYWLPDAHSDFIFSVWGEEMGLAGTLALVILFGLFLVTALRIAVCARDLFGTLLASGVATLITVQAAANMGVTTGLLPTKGLGLPFVSAGGSSLIINMVLVGILLSVGSRAVERDIPVPIAATPRRA, encoded by the coding sequence ATGAGACGCGAAACCCTGTTTGTGCTCAACATCGCAATGGCCCTCGTCTGCATCGGCCTCGTCATGTCGTACAGCGCCGGTATTGGCCGCCCGCAACCCGGTGGACAGTTGTCCGATCCGTTGAACTATTTGAAGGCCCATGCCATCTACGCCGGCATTGGACTTGTGCTGATGTTGATCGCCGCGCGGGTGGACTACCGCATTTGGCAGGCGCGACCCGTGTTCTGGCTGCTCGCCGGATCCGCACTTGCCGCACTCGTTTTGGTTCTTATCATCGGCGACGAAGTGCGCGGCGCGCGGCGCTGGCTAAACATTGCCGGCTTCAGTTTTCAGCCGAGCGAAGTGGCAAAGCTCGTGCTCGTCATTGCGCTTGCAGTGAAACTCGCCGAAAACCAGGATCACGTGCGCCGCTTCTTCCGCGGGTTCATTCCCGCCATCATTATCACCGGCGTATTCGCGGGGCTGGTCTTGCTTGAACAAGACCTCGGCACGCCCGTGGTCATGGGTACGGTTGCAATGGCCATGATCTTCATGGCGGGCGGGAAGCTCTGGCATATCGCCCTGGTCGGCGTGCCCGCGATCGTGGGCGTTGTCGCCGCGATTAAGACCAGCCCGGAACGTATGGAACGCATTGCGTCGTTTCTCGACCCATGGAAGTACCGATCGGACGGGGCACTCCAGTTGATTGAATCGATGACCGGTTTCGTTCGCGGAGGCATGTGGGGCCGCGGCCTCGGCGCGGGCGAACAGAAACTTTATTGGCTGCCGGATGCGCATTCGGATTTCATTTTCTCCGTGTGGGGTGAAGAGATGGGACTTGCGGGGACGCTTGCGCTCGTCATACTGTTCGGATTGTTCCTGGTCACGGCGCTGCGCATCGCGGTGTGCGCGCGCGATCTGTTCGGAACGCTGCTGGCCAGCGGCGTCGCCACGCTAATCACCGTCCAGGCCGCCGCGAACATGGGCGTAACCACGGGTCTGCTCCCCACGAAAGGATTGGGTCTCCCGTTCGTCAGCGCCGGCGGCAGTTCGCTCATCATCAACATGGTGCTCGTCGGCATACTGCTCAGCGTCGGCTCGCGCGCCGTCGAGCGGGACATTCCCGTGCCGATTGCGGCCACGCCGCGCCGCGCGTAA
- the mraY gene encoding phospho-N-acetylmuramoyl-pentapeptide-transferase — MLYYLGLFIEPKISAFNVLTYYPVRTGGAAVTAFLVSLIIGPTVIRLLRSLKIGQYIKKEHVADLHALHKNKAGTPTMGGALIVLAALIALVLWGRFENRLLLLALATVILLGAVGFLDDFVKLRRKHNQGLSAKAKFLGQIVVGIFLGVYLTYNPIAYSATYVALDDVDWDKFIPALQQNVTSPDTAAKRCVAMLPESKRAIVDAAPRGGPWSGDTRRDVLAGFRDLIDDRRLYDADLWSNANLSDEALDFAAAGVAALSDRELRRFNRLLIETAFPDIVETSVPDIHTKVEVPFLKMVLIPFGILYVLFVLTIIVGASNAVNLTDGLDGLAIGASIISLLTYTGIAYVISRANWSEYLLLIYVPEASELTVFGGAMLGAGLGFLWFNCHPAEVFMGDTGSLALGGALGAMAILTKQELLLVIVGGLFVIEASSVMIQVASFKTRGKRVFRMAPLHHHFELLGWNETKVVTRFLIVALIFALMSLATLKFR; from the coding sequence ATGCTTTATTACCTTGGACTGTTTATCGAGCCGAAGATTTCGGCGTTCAATGTACTTACGTATTACCCCGTACGTACCGGCGGCGCCGCCGTGACCGCGTTTCTCGTATCCCTCATCATCGGCCCAACCGTCATTCGCCTTCTTCGTTCGCTCAAGATTGGACAGTACATCAAGAAAGAGCATGTCGCCGATCTCCACGCACTGCACAAGAACAAGGCGGGTACACCAACAATGGGCGGTGCATTAATTGTGCTTGCAGCGCTCATCGCCCTTGTCTTGTGGGGCCGCTTCGAGAACCGTTTGCTGCTTCTGGCGCTCGCGACGGTCATTCTGTTGGGCGCCGTCGGGTTCCTCGACGATTTCGTGAAACTTCGCCGGAAACACAACCAAGGCCTCAGCGCAAAAGCAAAGTTTCTCGGCCAAATCGTTGTCGGCATATTCCTGGGTGTGTACCTCACATATAACCCCATTGCCTACAGTGCGACCTACGTCGCGCTAGACGACGTGGATTGGGACAAATTTATCCCAGCGCTTCAACAGAACGTGACGTCTCCCGACACGGCGGCGAAGCGTTGCGTCGCCATGCTGCCGGAATCCAAACGGGCAATCGTCGACGCCGCCCCCCGCGGAGGTCCATGGTCCGGCGACACGCGACGTGACGTACTCGCTGGTTTTCGAGATCTCATCGACGATCGGAGACTTTACGACGCGGACCTCTGGAGTAACGCTAATTTGTCAGACGAAGCCCTCGACTTCGCCGCGGCCGGCGTCGCTGCCCTGTCCGATCGCGAGCTACGGCGTTTCAACCGGCTGCTGATTGAGACCGCGTTTCCCGACATCGTCGAAACCAGCGTCCCAGACATACACACGAAGGTTGAAGTTCCGTTCCTCAAGATGGTGTTAATTCCGTTTGGCATCTTGTACGTTCTGTTCGTATTGACGATCATCGTCGGCGCATCCAACGCGGTCAACTTGACCGATGGTCTCGACGGCCTCGCGATCGGCGCCTCGATCATCTCGCTGCTCACGTACACCGGCATCGCATATGTCATCAGCCGCGCCAACTGGTCTGAATACCTGCTGCTCATCTACGTCCCCGAAGCCAGCGAACTCACTGTCTTCGGCGGTGCGATGCTTGGCGCGGGGCTTGGATTTCTCTGGTTTAACTGCCACCCTGCGGAAGTGTTCATGGGCGACACGGGGTCGCTCGCGCTCGGCGGCGCACTTGGCGCGATGGCGATTCTCACCAAACAGGAGTTGCTTCTTGTCATCGTGGGCGGGCTATTCGTAATTGAAGCGTCAAGCGTGATGATCCAAGTTGCATCGTTCAAAACGCGCGGCAAGCGCGTGTTCCGCATGGCACCGCTGCATCACCACTTCGAGTTGCTCGGCTGGAACGAAACGAAAGTGGTTACCCGCTTTTTGATCGTCGCACTGATTTTCGCGCTCATGAGTTTGGCCACGCTGAAGTTTAGATAG
- a CDS encoding UDP-N-acetylmuramoyl-L-alanyl-D-glutamate--2,6-diaminopimelate ligase, whose protein sequence is MMLNEVPSLIGCAARPLDPLPITRVTEDSRRCEPGAVFVAAAGTHVDGHDFISWAAGAGAVAVIGERTGFSESAGLPYLSVPNARKALGILAHTLHGNPSKQMTVIGITGTNGKTTSARMVQHILRTGGSRCAFFGTIGYDIAGTMHAAKHTTPFGEELAEMFAKAYDAGESHIVMEVSSHALDQERIAGIRYRVGAFTNLTQDHLDYHKDMDSYRRAKLMLFERIEGSDAFTAVNNDDPCAPAFVAASRVRCHTFGDRADCRAEKTSVTARETRFTLATPWGAAPVKMRMLGKHNVSNALCAAAICGGLGVPVQAIADALGTLRNVPGRFEHVDAGQDFQVIVDYAHTDDGLRNVLTAARGICEGRVIVVFGCGGDRDKTKRPKMGAVAAELADFAIVTSDNPRSEDPERILLDIEVGLQHANKRKYDDYEMILDRSEAIRRATAIAKPGDLIMIAGKGHEDYQILGNKRIHFDDREVARAILAER, encoded by the coding sequence ATGATGCTGAACGAGGTGCCTTCGCTCATCGGCTGCGCAGCCCGGCCGCTCGATCCATTGCCAATCACGCGCGTGACCGAGGACTCGCGCCGCTGCGAACCCGGCGCTGTATTCGTCGCGGCGGCCGGAACGCACGTAGACGGTCACGACTTCATATCATGGGCGGCGGGCGCGGGAGCCGTCGCCGTTATCGGCGAACGGACAGGCTTCTCGGAGAGTGCGGGGCTGCCCTATTTGAGCGTGCCGAACGCGCGCAAGGCGCTCGGGATTCTTGCGCACACGCTGCACGGCAACCCTTCCAAGCAAATGACCGTCATAGGCATCACCGGCACCAACGGAAAAACCACTTCCGCGCGGATGGTCCAGCATATCCTGCGCACGGGCGGCAGCCGCTGCGCATTCTTCGGAACGATCGGCTACGACATCGCCGGCACAATGCACGCAGCAAAGCACACGACGCCGTTTGGCGAGGAACTTGCCGAGATGTTCGCGAAAGCGTACGACGCGGGCGAGTCGCACATTGTCATGGAAGTCAGCTCGCACGCCCTGGATCAGGAACGCATCGCCGGCATCCGGTACCGCGTCGGCGCGTTCACCAATCTGACGCAGGACCATCTCGATTATCACAAGGATATGGACAGCTATCGCCGTGCGAAGTTGATGCTGTTTGAGCGCATCGAGGGCAGCGACGCATTCACCGCCGTGAACAACGACGATCCCTGCGCGCCCGCCTTCGTCGCCGCCTCTCGCGTGCGATGCCACACCTTCGGCGACCGAGCCGACTGCCGCGCTGAGAAGACCAGCGTTACCGCGCGCGAGACAAGATTCACACTTGCGACGCCGTGGGGCGCCGCGCCGGTGAAAATGCGCATGCTCGGAAAACACAACGTATCCAACGCGTTGTGTGCCGCCGCGATTTGCGGCGGGCTCGGCGTCCCCGTGCAGGCAATCGCCGACGCGCTTGGCACGCTGCGGAATGTTCCCGGGCGGTTCGAGCACGTCGACGCCGGTCAGGACTTTCAGGTCATTGTAGATTACGCGCATACCGACGACGGCCTTCGAAACGTGTTGACCGCCGCGCGCGGCATTTGCGAAGGCCGTGTCATTGTCGTATTCGGATGCGGCGGCGATCGCGACAAAACCAAACGCCCCAAGATGGGCGCGGTAGCCGCGGAACTGGCGGACTTCGCAATCGTTACGTCCGACAATCCGCGCAGCGAAGACCCCGAACGCATCCTGCTCGATATAGAGGTGGGGTTGCAGCACGCAAACAAGCGGAAATACGACGACTACGAAATGATCCTGGATCGGTCGGAAGCGATTCGCCGCGCCACCGCAATCGCGAAGCCGGGTGATCTCATCATGATCGCGGGGAAAGGTCACGAGGACTATCAGATTCTTGGTAACAAACGTATTCACTTCGACGACCGCGAAGTTGCGCGCGCAATCCTGGCGGAGCGGTAA
- the murG gene encoding undecaprenyldiphospho-muramoylpentapeptide beta-N-acetylglucosaminyltransferase has protein sequence MRLVITGGGTGGHTSPAVAVYEELLRRDPRLNVLWIGREGAIEHRICTKLDIPFRSLPVEGWPRARFVRRGWVALKMLWSMARVWVYLRNFQPDVVFGVGGYVSLPAMYVAPRMGIPAVLHEQNRLMGKTNRLAAQRAARIFLSFPETVGDYPQERASVVGNPVRAAFTNPPARGEACARFGIDPALPSILVTGGSQGARSINDAVARLLPLFSPNEVQLMWMTGPVDAARAREAAQDAPVPVQVFPFIDDMAAAFAAADMVIARSGASTTAELALMHKPSILIPYPHATDNHQEHNARAFVEAGAAVLMHDADLTPESLLAAIRGLLTGSGQLDAMSHAAGTLAKPGAADTIAAGILSLAFD, from the coding sequence ATGCGGCTTGTCATCACAGGCGGTGGCACCGGCGGGCATACGTCGCCCGCGGTCGCGGTGTACGAAGAACTCCTGCGCCGGGACCCGCGCCTCAACGTGCTGTGGATAGGGCGCGAGGGCGCTATCGAGCATCGCATCTGTACGAAACTCGACATTCCGTTTCGTTCGCTGCCCGTTGAAGGATGGCCGCGCGCGAGGTTCGTCCGGCGGGGATGGGTTGCATTGAAGATGTTGTGGTCCATGGCGCGCGTGTGGGTGTACCTGCGGAACTTTCAGCCGGACGTCGTATTCGGGGTCGGCGGATACGTGTCGCTTCCGGCGATGTACGTCGCGCCGCGCATGGGTATTCCGGCGGTCCTCCACGAACAGAACCGGCTGATGGGCAAAACGAACCGGCTCGCCGCGCAGCGCGCCGCTCGCATCTTCCTGAGTTTTCCTGAAACCGTCGGCGACTATCCGCAAGAGCGAGCGAGCGTCGTGGGCAATCCGGTGCGGGCCGCGTTCACGAATCCACCCGCGCGCGGCGAGGCGTGCGCGCGGTTCGGCATCGACCCGGCTCTTCCGTCCATTCTCGTTACCGGCGGCAGTCAAGGTGCGCGCTCGATTAACGATGCGGTCGCAAGACTGCTCCCGCTGTTCTCGCCGAACGAAGTCCAGCTTATGTGGATGACCGGGCCGGTGGACGCCGCCCGCGCGCGCGAAGCCGCCCAAGACGCTCCGGTCCCCGTGCAGGTATTTCCGTTTATCGATGACATGGCGGCGGCGTTTGCTGCGGCCGATATGGTCATTGCGCGGTCCGGCGCGTCCACGACGGCCGAACTTGCGCTGATGCACAAACCGTCCATTCTGATCCCGTACCCGCACGCGACCGACAACCATCAAGAGCACAATGCGCGGGCGTTCGTCGAGGCCGGCGCTGCGGTACTCATGCACGACGCGGACCTGACGCCTGAATCGTTGTTGGCTGCGATCCGCGGACTGTTGACGGGTTCCGGTCAATTGGACGCCATGTCGCACGCGGCGGGTACGTTGGCTAAACCCGGAGCGGCGGACACTATCGCCGCGGGAATTCTTTCGTTGGCATTTGACTAA